One region of Bacillus zhangzhouensis genomic DNA includes:
- a CDS encoding GatB/YqeY domain-containing protein — protein sequence MSLLEQLNSDMKLMMKNREKDKLLVIRMVKASLQNEAIKLKKDSLTGDEELTVLSREMKQRKDSLHEFSKANRLDLVDKVQKEIDILAVYLPEQLSEEELQTIVKETIAETGASSKADMGKVMSAIMPKVKGKADGAVINRLVSEQLSQ from the coding sequence ATGAGTCTTCTTGAGCAATTAAATTCTGATATGAAGCTTATGATGAAAAACCGTGAGAAAGACAAGCTTCTTGTCATTCGTATGGTAAAGGCTTCGCTGCAAAATGAAGCAATTAAGCTTAAGAAAGACAGTTTGACCGGCGATGAGGAACTAACCGTCCTTTCCCGCGAGATGAAGCAACGTAAAGACTCCCTCCATGAATTTTCGAAAGCTAATCGCTTAGATTTAGTAGATAAAGTTCAAAAAGAGATTGACATCTTAGCCGTTTATTTACCTGAACAGCTGTCGGAAGAAGAACTGCAAACGATCGTGAAAGAAACGATCGCTGAAACAGGTGCTTCCTCGAAGGCTGACATGGGTAAAGTCATGAGCGCTATTATGCCAAAAGTAAAAGGTAAAGCTGATGGAGCTGTCATTAACAGACTTGTCAGCGAGCAGCTGTCTCAATAA
- the floA gene encoding flotillin-like protein FloA (flotillin-like protein involved in membrane lipid rafts), which translates to MDPSTLLLVVIVAAGLIVLSIFFTFVPVMLWISALAAGVKVSIFTLVGMRLRRVIPNRVVNPLIKAHKAGLDVTINQLESHYLAGGNVDRVVNALIAAQRANIELNFARCAAIDLAGRDVLEAVQMSVNPKVIETPFISGVAMDGIEVKAKARITVRANIDRLVGGAGEETIIARVGEGIVSTIGSSDNHKKVLENPDMISQTVLGKGLDSGTAFEILSIDIADVDIGKNIGAILQTDQAEADKNIAQAKAEERRAMAVAQEQEMRAKVEEMRAKVVEAEAEVPLAMAEALREGNIGVMDYMNIKNIDADTDMRDSFGKMTKGPSDNENK; encoded by the coding sequence ATGGATCCATCTACTTTACTATTAGTTGTGATTGTCGCAGCAGGTTTGATTGTTCTATCGATCTTTTTCACCTTTGTACCGGTGATGCTGTGGATTTCTGCCCTAGCGGCTGGCGTAAAAGTGAGCATTTTTACACTTGTAGGAATGAGACTGCGCCGAGTGATTCCAAACAGAGTGGTCAACCCGCTCATCAAAGCGCATAAAGCAGGTCTTGATGTGACGATTAATCAGCTGGAGAGCCACTATCTTGCAGGTGGTAACGTGGACCGAGTTGTGAATGCATTAATTGCAGCTCAACGCGCGAATATCGAATTGAACTTTGCCCGTTGTGCAGCCATCGACCTAGCAGGCCGTGACGTACTTGAGGCAGTTCAAATGAGTGTAAACCCTAAAGTCATTGAAACACCATTTATCTCTGGTGTTGCGATGGACGGGATTGAAGTCAAAGCAAAAGCACGTATAACAGTTCGTGCAAATATCGACCGACTTGTCGGTGGTGCAGGGGAAGAAACAATTATTGCCCGTGTAGGTGAAGGGATTGTCTCTACAATCGGTTCATCAGATAATCATAAAAAGGTTCTTGAGAATCCTGATATGATTTCTCAAACGGTTCTTGGTAAAGGATTAGATTCAGGTACTGCATTTGAAATTCTCTCGATTGATATTGCAGATGTTGATATCGGTAAGAATATCGGGGCCATTCTGCAAACAGACCAAGCAGAAGCAGACAAAAACATTGCACAAGCGAAAGCAGAAGAACGCCGCGCAATGGCTGTTGCACAAGAACAAGAGATGCGCGCGAAAGTTGAAGAAATGCGCGCGAAAGTCGTAGAAGCAGAGGCTGAAGTACCACTTGCAATGGCTGAAGCATTACGTGAAGGCAATATTGGTGTCATGGACTACATGAACATTAAAAATATCGATGCTGATACGGATATGAGAGATTCATTTGGTAAAATGACAAAAGGTCCATCTGATAATGAAAACAAATAA
- the yqfC gene encoding sporulation protein YqfC encodes MGKRKNRLKAWLTRTLEIPPDVMMDLPRITMVGRLHIYIENHKGLLLFSDQEVRLMLKQGQCIISGKDFVIKTILPEEILLEGKIDEVRYIDS; translated from the coding sequence ATGGGAAAAAGAAAAAATCGACTTAAAGCATGGCTGACAAGAACACTTGAAATCCCTCCAGACGTGATGATGGATCTTCCCCGTATTACAATGGTCGGCAGACTCCACATTTACATAGAGAACCATAAAGGGCTTTTGCTTTTCAGTGATCAAGAGGTAAGGCTGATGCTCAAACAGGGACAATGCATTATTTCAGGGAAAGATTTTGTGATTAAAACGATTTTGCCAGAAGAGATTTTATTAGAGGGGAAAATCGATGAGGTCCGTTATATTGACTCTTAA
- a CDS encoding PhoH family protein, which yields MTEHLLEIQQKLDSPNEAIALFGNQDAYLKLMENELNVSIITRGEKVYVSGEEASRDTVSRLITSLLHLIRKGIEISERDVVYAMKMAQKNKLNYFENMYEDEMTKNAKGKSIRVKTIGQREYAAAMKKDDLVFGIGPAGTGKTYLAVVNAVHSLKNGHVKRIILTRPAVEAGESLGFLPGDLKEKVDPYLRPLYDALHDVLGSDHTERLIERGVIEIAPLAYMRGRTLDDAFVILDEAQNTTPAQMKMFLTRLGFGSKMVITGDMTQIDLPKGMQSGLAAAKDMLAEIKGISFIELDQTDVVRHPLVAKIIGAYEKQK from the coding sequence ATGACAGAACATTTACTTGAGATTCAACAAAAATTGGATAGCCCAAACGAAGCGATTGCTTTATTTGGCAATCAAGATGCTTATCTGAAGCTGATGGAAAACGAGCTGAACGTCTCCATTATTACACGTGGAGAAAAAGTGTATGTTTCTGGTGAAGAAGCATCAAGAGATACAGTAAGCCGTTTGATCACATCTCTTTTACATCTCATCCGTAAAGGAATTGAGATATCTGAACGAGATGTCGTCTATGCCATGAAAATGGCGCAAAAAAACAAGCTGAATTATTTTGAAAATATGTATGAAGATGAAATGACGAAAAATGCCAAAGGAAAGTCGATCAGAGTGAAAACAATCGGCCAGCGGGAATATGCTGCGGCGATGAAAAAAGATGACCTCGTCTTTGGAATTGGACCTGCTGGTACAGGCAAGACGTATTTGGCAGTCGTCAATGCGGTACATTCACTGAAAAATGGACATGTAAAACGGATTATCCTGACAAGACCAGCTGTTGAAGCAGGAGAGAGTCTTGGCTTTTTACCAGGCGATTTAAAGGAAAAAGTAGATCCTTATTTAAGACCACTATATGATGCCTTGCATGATGTGCTTGGCAGTGATCATACGGAACGTTTAATCGAGCGCGGCGTGATTGAAATAGCGCCCCTTGCCTATATGAGAGGCCGGACGCTTGATGATGCATTTGTTATTTTAGATGAAGCGCAGAATACAACGCCTGCCCAAATGAAAATGTTTTTGACGAGACTTGGGTTTGGCTCTAAAATGGTCATTACAGGAGATATGACACAGATTGATCTGCCAAAGGGCATGCAGTCAGGTCTTGCGGCTGCAAAGGACATGCTCGCAGAGATCAAGGGCATCTCATTTATTGAATTAGACCAGACAGATGTGGTCAGACACCCGCTTGTGGCGAAGATCATTGGCGCATACGAAAAGCAAAAATGA
- the rpsU gene encoding 30S ribosomal protein S21 — protein sequence MSKTVVRKNESLEDALRRFKRSVSKTGTLQEARKREFYEKPSVKRKKKSEAARKRKF from the coding sequence ATGTCAAAAACGGTCGTTAGAAAAAACGAATCGCTTGAAGATGCTCTTCGTCGCTTTAAACGCAGTGTATCCAAAACTGGAACATTGCAAGAAGCAAGAAAGCGTGAATTTTATGAAAAGCCTAGCGTAAAGCGCAAGAAAAAGTCTGAAGCTGCTAGAAAACGTAAATTCTAA
- a CDS encoding nodulation protein NfeD: protein MKKIKISIALFSCFIICLLLGVQLTAKSADQKVHVIPIEDTVEKGLSKFIERSFEQAKSERAKHIILDINTPGGAVDAALEIADTIRASDIPVTAFVNHRALSAGAFIALNADQIYMTPNGKMGAAAIIDGEGNAADQKSESLWLAEMSDAAEKQGRDPKYALAMADVDIDAKEAGAPKGELLTFNTDRALQFGYAEGEAKNMDDLLQKLKLKDASVQYDEVSFAEKVARFLTHPIVIPILLSIASLGLIVELYSPGFGVPGTMGVTALLLFFYGHLVAGFAGYETLFLFLAGIALIILELFLPGGIVGVIGLICVVVSLFLAAGSFTEMAISILIATAVSIIAVILLTKVLGKRMKFFKKFILTDSTNKESGYVSNETREDLVGQIAVTATALRPSGTIVLGDERIDVVSEGAFIDKDEQVKIVKAEGSRIVVRKV from the coding sequence ATGAAAAAAATAAAAATTTCTATTGCTCTCTTCAGTTGTTTTATAATATGCTTGTTATTAGGCGTTCAATTGACCGCGAAATCAGCAGATCAGAAAGTTCATGTTATCCCAATTGAAGATACAGTAGAAAAAGGACTTTCTAAATTCATTGAACGATCGTTTGAACAGGCAAAGTCGGAGCGGGCGAAGCATATTATTCTCGATATCAATACACCGGGTGGTGCAGTCGATGCAGCCCTTGAGATCGCAGATACCATTCGTGCATCCGATATCCCAGTGACAGCGTTTGTCAATCATAGAGCGCTTTCAGCCGGGGCCTTCATCGCGCTAAATGCCGATCAAATTTATATGACCCCGAATGGAAAGATGGGGGCCGCTGCGATCATTGATGGAGAAGGCAATGCTGCCGATCAAAAATCTGAATCTCTATGGCTTGCTGAGATGAGTGATGCGGCCGAAAAGCAGGGGCGTGATCCAAAGTATGCTCTTGCCATGGCGGATGTAGATATAGACGCAAAAGAAGCCGGTGCACCAAAAGGAGAATTGCTCACCTTCAACACAGACCGGGCGCTTCAATTCGGGTATGCAGAAGGGGAAGCAAAAAATATGGATGACTTGCTTCAGAAACTTAAATTAAAAGACGCTTCTGTTCAATACGATGAAGTGAGCTTTGCTGAAAAGGTTGCGCGTTTTCTTACGCACCCAATTGTCATTCCAATCCTTTTATCCATTGCAAGTTTAGGGTTAATTGTTGAGCTCTATTCTCCAGGCTTTGGGGTTCCGGGCACCATGGGAGTGACAGCGCTTCTTCTATTCTTTTATGGTCATCTCGTGGCAGGTTTTGCAGGATATGAGACGTTGTTCCTGTTTTTAGCGGGGATTGCACTCATCATTCTGGAATTGTTTTTGCCAGGGGGAATTGTGGGTGTCATTGGACTGATCTGTGTTGTTGTCAGCTTATTTTTAGCAGCTGGAAGCTTTACAGAAATGGCGATTTCCATCTTGATTGCCACTGCTGTTTCAATCATAGCAGTTATTTTATTGACAAAGGTGTTGGGGAAACGTATGAAATTCTTTAAAAAGTTCATTTTAACCGATTCAACCAATAAGGAAAGCGGTTATGTCTCAAATGAAACAAGAGAGGATCTTGTTGGACAAATCGCAGTGACAGCCACTGCCCTTCGTCCATCTGGTACGATCGTACTCGGAGATGAGCGCATTGATGTTGTCTCAGAAGGTGCATTTATCGATAAGGATGAACAAGTAAAAATTGTAAAAGCGGAAGGCTCACGCATAGTCGTGAGGAAAGTATAG
- the yqfD gene encoding sporulation protein YqfD, giving the protein MKNKWFAYFIGRVEVEIKGNGIERLINECTRQGITMFQVNRRQDSVRLFIRLSDVHAFRRVRRHHDVTCSFHQKKGFPFLLLWSRKNIGFTLGMVCFLVTILALSNMVWKIDIKGANPETEHQMRKHLDDIGVQKGRFQFLMGTPEKIQKSLTTNIQNITWVGVELNGTTFQMKVVEKNEPKKEKYTSPQHIVAKKKAVITRMYVEKGEPLAAVDEHVKKGQMLVSGLIGSEDQQKTVGAKAKIYGETWYRSEVSVPLRTSFDVFTGKMKTKHKLLAFGGSLPFWGFSFKKDDFKQSKTETEVHPLHFLNMQLPFSYEKEITRESEKINREYTNKEAVQAGIKMGKKELEEKLGQTGEVKSEKVLHETTGNGKVKLIILYQVIEDIVQPTPIVQGD; this is encoded by the coding sequence GTGAAGAATAAATGGTTTGCCTATTTTATTGGCAGAGTGGAAGTGGAAATCAAAGGAAACGGCATTGAGCGGCTTATCAATGAGTGCACGAGACAGGGGATCACAATGTTTCAAGTGAACCGCCGTCAAGACAGCGTGCGCTTGTTTATTCGCTTATCAGATGTACATGCCTTCAGAAGGGTACGCAGACATCATGACGTGACATGTTCATTTCATCAAAAGAAGGGCTTTCCGTTTCTACTCCTTTGGTCAAGGAAGAATATCGGATTTACCCTTGGAATGGTATGCTTTCTAGTGACGATATTGGCACTTTCAAATATGGTATGGAAAATTGATATTAAAGGAGCCAACCCGGAAACTGAACATCAAATGAGAAAGCATTTAGACGACATCGGGGTGCAAAAAGGACGTTTTCAGTTTCTAATGGGAACACCTGAAAAAATTCAAAAATCCCTCACAACCAATATTCAAAACATTACATGGGTTGGCGTTGAACTAAACGGCACAACCTTTCAAATGAAAGTTGTGGAAAAAAATGAACCCAAAAAAGAAAAATACACGAGTCCTCAGCATATCGTCGCCAAGAAAAAGGCAGTCATCACGAGAATGTATGTAGAAAAAGGGGAGCCGCTCGCCGCGGTTGATGAACATGTAAAGAAAGGACAGATGCTTGTCTCTGGACTCATAGGCAGCGAAGATCAGCAAAAAACGGTAGGAGCCAAAGCGAAAATCTATGGTGAAACGTGGTATCGATCTGAAGTTTCTGTCCCTCTTCGAACATCTTTTGACGTTTTTACGGGTAAAATGAAGACAAAGCACAAGCTCTTAGCATTTGGAGGTTCACTGCCATTTTGGGGCTTTTCTTTTAAAAAGGATGATTTTAAGCAGTCAAAAACAGAAACAGAAGTTCATCCGCTTCATTTCTTAAACATGCAACTTCCATTCTCTTATGAAAAAGAAATCACACGCGAAAGTGAGAAAATAAATCGAGAATATACAAATAAAGAAGCGGTTCAAGCAGGGATTAAAATGGGTAAAAAAGAATTAGAAGAGAAGTTAGGTCAAACAGGAGAGGTGAAAAGTGAAAAAGTTTTGCACGAGACAACAGGGAATGGTAAAGTTAAGTTAATCATCCTTTACCAAGTAATAGAAGATATTGTTCAACCAACACCTATTGTTCAGGGAGACTAG
- the mtaB gene encoding tRNA (N(6)-L-threonylcarbamoyladenosine(37)-C(2))-methylthiotransferase MtaB, whose amino-acid sequence MGTVAFHTLGCKVNHYETEAIWQLFKEAGYERKEYESKADVYVINTCTVTNTGDKKSRQVIRRAIRHNPDGVICVTGCYAQTSPAEIMAIPGVDIVVGTQDRHKLLGYIEEYRRERQPINGVGNIMKARVFEELDVPAFTDRTRASLKIQEGCNNFCTFCIIPWARGLLRSRDPEEVINQAQQLVDAGYKEIVLTGIHTGGYGEDLKDYNFAKLLKELDKRVIGLKRIRISSIEASQITDEVIEVLDQSDKIVRHLHIPLQSGSNTVLKRMRRKYTMEFFAERLTKLKKALPGLAVTSDVIVGFPGETEEEFLETYNFVKDHQFSELHVFPYSKRTGTPAARMEDQVDENVKNERVHRLIALSDQLAKEYASAYEGDVLEVIPEESFKEQEGNHNLYVGYTDNYMKVVFEGTEDMIGRLVKVKITKAGYPYNEGQFVRISDDVQQDNVRMTS is encoded by the coding sequence ATGGGAACAGTAGCGTTCCATACACTTGGCTGTAAGGTCAACCACTATGAAACAGAGGCGATCTGGCAGCTGTTTAAAGAAGCTGGCTATGAAAGAAAAGAGTATGAATCAAAAGCGGACGTATATGTTATTAATACATGTACGGTCACGAATACAGGCGATAAGAAAAGCCGCCAAGTCATTAGAAGAGCCATTCGTCATAACCCGGATGGTGTCATCTGTGTAACAGGATGCTATGCGCAAACCTCTCCAGCAGAAATCATGGCGATTCCCGGTGTTGATATTGTGGTTGGAACACAGGACAGACATAAATTACTAGGTTATATTGAAGAATACCGGAGAGAAAGACAGCCGATCAACGGGGTTGGCAATATCATGAAAGCCCGTGTGTTTGAAGAACTTGATGTTCCTGCCTTTACAGACAGAACGCGCGCTTCATTAAAAATCCAAGAAGGCTGTAACAATTTCTGTACATTCTGCATTATTCCGTGGGCACGCGGTCTTCTTCGTTCTCGCGATCCAGAAGAGGTCATCAATCAAGCGCAGCAGCTTGTTGATGCCGGTTATAAAGAAATTGTACTTACAGGTATTCACACAGGCGGATATGGAGAAGACTTAAAGGATTATAACTTTGCGAAGCTTCTAAAAGAATTAGATAAACGTGTCATCGGTTTAAAACGAATCCGTATTTCATCGATTGAAGCAAGTCAAATTACAGATGAAGTGATTGAAGTGCTTGATCAGTCAGATAAAATTGTCAGACACTTACACATCCCGCTTCAATCTGGCTCAAATACAGTGCTAAAAAGAATGCGCCGTAAATATACAATGGAATTCTTTGCAGAGCGTTTAACAAAGCTGAAAAAAGCATTGCCAGGACTTGCTGTCACCTCTGATGTGATCGTTGGATTCCCTGGGGAAACAGAAGAAGAGTTCTTGGAAACGTACAATTTTGTCAAAGACCATCAATTCTCTGAGCTACACGTCTTCCCTTACAGCAAACGCACAGGCACGCCAGCTGCAAGAATGGAAGATCAAGTGGATGAAAATGTGAAAAACGAACGTGTCCACCGTTTGATCGCTCTTTCTGACCAGCTTGCAAAAGAGTATGCATCAGCATATGAAGGTGATGTGCTAGAGGTTATTCCGGAAGAATCCTTCAAAGAACAAGAAGGAAACCACAATCTTTATGTTGGTTATACTGATAACTATATGAAGGTTGTTTTTGAAGGGACAGAGGACATGATCGGCCGTCTGGTCAAAGTGAAAATTACGAAAGCGGGCTATCCTTATAACGAAGGGCAATTCGTTCGCATCAGTGATGATGTGCAGCAAGACAACGTGAGAATGACCTCATAA
- a CDS encoding Na/Pi symporter, producing MMAIIYFCALIFIFLWSMGLLRKGLMALASARIEKSLLLFTDHPVKAFLISIVFTGVLQSSSAFMVIVIGFVSTGILSFKKTIPMILGTNIGSTFTTEFIAIKMDVFMWVLIIAGLVCILFGRTSFRHGGKSLFGLGMIFFCIQGFSKIAGMMTSQPETLRFLEMMQHSDWTALLSGTIFTAIVHSSSVCIGILMGFMNEGTVALQEGISFVLGSNIGTCITAVMAAISGGYAARQTAYAHVVFNVLGVLLCLPFLALITEVVALLASSPAHQIAHFSLLFNVASSLLFFPFIRPFHGLILCLLPNPSK from the coding sequence ATGATGGCGATCATTTATTTTTGTGCACTTATTTTCATTTTTTTATGGTCAATGGGTTTGCTGAGAAAAGGATTAATGGCGCTTGCGTCGGCTCGTATTGAGAAATCGCTTCTTCTCTTTACAGATCACCCGGTAAAAGCATTCTTGATCAGCATTGTGTTTACAGGAGTTCTACAAAGTAGTTCGGCGTTTATGGTCATCGTCATCGGCTTTGTCAGTACAGGCATTCTCTCTTTTAAAAAAACGATTCCTATGATTCTTGGAACCAATATCGGCTCCACGTTTACGACAGAATTTATCGCCATAAAAATGGATGTTTTCATGTGGGTTTTAATCATAGCCGGTCTTGTATGCATCCTTTTTGGCAGGACCTCTTTTAGACATGGAGGGAAAAGTTTATTTGGGCTCGGGATGATCTTTTTTTGCATTCAAGGCTTTTCAAAAATTGCAGGTATGATGACAAGCCAGCCTGAGACATTGCGTTTTCTTGAAATGATGCAGCATTCAGACTGGACAGCGCTGCTTTCGGGTACCATTTTCACAGCGATTGTTCATTCGAGCTCCGTCTGTATCGGTATATTAATGGGATTTATGAATGAAGGAACTGTGGCACTTCAGGAAGGCATCAGCTTTGTATTAGGGTCCAATATTGGGACATGTATTACGGCTGTGATGGCTGCGATATCCGGCGGCTACGCAGCACGTCAAACGGCTTATGCACACGTCGTGTTTAATGTGCTCGGAGTTCTTTTATGCCTGCCGTTTCTCGCCTTGATCACAGAAGTTGTCGCCCTTCTCGCAAGCTCACCCGCCCATCAGATTGCGCATTTCAGCCTGCTGTTTAATGTGGCAAGCTCTCTTCTCTTCTTCCCGTTCATTCGCCCTTTTCACGGATTGATCTTGTGTCTTTTACCGAATCCGTCAAAATGA
- a CDS encoding 16S rRNA (uracil(1498)-N(3))-methyltransferase, with the protein MQRYFIDLTKEEVTTKGAIVIKGEDVHHLSNVMRMKAGQEILCLTTDGFEALSKIDTITKEEVNCHLVSWTNQDRELPIKVTIASGLPKGDKLELIIQKGTELGASAFIPFQAARSITKLDQKKSHKKRERWEKIAKEAAEQSYRNIIPRVHSVSTFKELTQLAGEFDKCVVAYEESSKEGEQSRFQTVLQQMKSGQTLLVVFGPEGGLAEKEIEELETLGAVICGLGPRILRTETAPLYALSAISYQTELLRGEA; encoded by the coding sequence ATGCAACGATATTTTATCGACCTCACAAAAGAAGAAGTGACCACAAAGGGGGCCATCGTTATAAAAGGTGAAGATGTACATCATCTTTCCAATGTCATGCGAATGAAAGCAGGGCAGGAAATCCTTTGTTTAACGACAGACGGCTTTGAAGCGCTCAGTAAAATTGATACAATAACAAAGGAAGAAGTGAATTGTCACCTTGTAAGCTGGACAAATCAAGACAGAGAACTTCCAATTAAGGTGACGATTGCAAGCGGTCTTCCAAAAGGAGATAAGCTTGAGCTCATTATCCAAAAAGGCACAGAGCTTGGCGCAAGTGCTTTTATCCCATTTCAAGCAGCCCGTTCTATTACAAAGCTTGACCAAAAAAAGTCACATAAAAAACGAGAGCGCTGGGAGAAAATCGCGAAAGAAGCAGCCGAGCAGTCCTACAGGAATATCATTCCCCGTGTTCATTCAGTATCAACGTTTAAAGAGCTGACGCAATTAGCTGGTGAATTCGATAAATGTGTCGTTGCATACGAAGAATCATCGAAAGAAGGAGAGCAGAGCCGCTTTCAAACTGTGCTTCAACAGATGAAAAGCGGACAAACCTTGCTAGTGGTTTTTGGCCCTGAAGGCGGTTTGGCAGAAAAGGAGATTGAAGAGCTTGAAACGCTTGGTGCAGTCATTTGCGGGCTCGGACCACGCATTTTAAGAACGGAAACCGCTCCTTTATACGCGCTTTCCGCTATATCTTATCAAACAGAGTTATTAAGAGGTGAAGCATGA